The following are encoded in a window of Cupriavidus oxalaticus genomic DNA:
- a CDS encoding GtrA family protein codes for MPASLWSTRVTDGPHREQLKAKPGGSGLIKSVIVSESAYNNTPFTPLLFSMSRIGRHTFLRFVLVGASATALHYAVMAGLIYAAQINPSNASATGYLLSTFYNYCANAYYTFEGGHNHARSLPRFLATAAVGLGINQIVLLGLISLSIPVIIAQFVATAAVLLWNYFINAIWAFARRDSL; via the coding sequence ATGCCGGCATCACTGTGGTCAACGCGAGTGACGGACGGCCCCCACCGAGAGCAGCTGAAGGCGAAACCCGGTGGATCTGGTTTAATTAAGAGCGTTATCGTTTCCGAGTCCGCGTATAATAATACCCCCTTCACTCCCCTACTCTTTTCGATGAGCCGAATTGGCAGGCACACCTTTCTCCGCTTCGTTCTCGTTGGGGCCAGCGCCACCGCACTGCATTACGCAGTCATGGCCGGGCTGATATATGCAGCCCAGATCAACCCAAGCAACGCATCGGCCACCGGGTATCTGTTGAGCACCTTCTACAACTACTGTGCCAATGCATATTACACCTTTGAGGGTGGTCACAATCACGCCCGCAGCCTTCCACGCTTTCTGGCCACCGCTGCGGTTGGTCTGGGCATCAACCAAATCGTGCTGCTGGGCCTGATTTCGCTCTCCATACCGGTTATCATCGCGCAATTCGTAGCCACCGCCGCGGTGCTGCTATGGAACTACTTCATCAACGCGATCTGGGCCTTTGCCCGAAGAGATTCCTTATGA
- a CDS encoding glycosyltransferase family 2 protein translates to MTLPVLGLVIPCYNEEEVLHETTARLIPLLGKMREDGLISDRSAIFYVDDGSRDRTWSLIEKLSGVHPEVCGIKLSCNRGHQNALLCGLMTAPGDVLISIDADLQDDLDAIPQMVRHYRNGCDIVYGVRRRRDTDTFFKRFTAEGYYKLMAAMKVDIIFNHADYRLLSRRAVESLSEYREVNLFLRGLVRLLGYPSAIVEYDRAERFAGESKYPLRKMASFAWQGITSFSIAPLRLITMMGFVVSIGSLALASWALIVKLLVHGAFPGWASTVVPLYFLGGVQLLSLGTIGEYIGKIYMESKGRPRFHVSQRLGQALQQDH, encoded by the coding sequence ATGACGCTCCCTGTTCTCGGCCTCGTCATCCCGTGCTACAACGAAGAGGAAGTACTGCACGAAACGACGGCCCGTCTGATTCCGCTGCTCGGAAAAATGCGTGAAGATGGCCTAATCAGCGACCGCAGCGCGATCTTCTATGTGGATGACGGGAGCCGCGACCGCACTTGGTCGCTCATTGAGAAGTTATCCGGGGTACATCCGGAGGTGTGCGGCATCAAGCTGTCATGTAACCGCGGACATCAGAATGCGCTATTGTGTGGTCTAATGACTGCACCCGGCGACGTCCTTATCAGCATAGACGCTGACCTTCAGGACGATCTGGACGCGATCCCACAGATGGTACGTCACTATCGAAATGGCTGCGATATTGTCTATGGAGTCAGAAGGCGACGCGATACCGATACTTTTTTCAAGCGCTTCACTGCTGAAGGCTATTACAAGCTCATGGCCGCAATGAAGGTCGATATTATTTTTAACCATGCAGATTACCGTCTATTGAGCCGCCGTGCCGTTGAATCACTCTCCGAGTACCGCGAGGTGAATCTTTTCTTGCGTGGACTCGTGCGTCTGCTGGGATACCCCAGCGCCATCGTCGAATACGATCGAGCCGAGCGCTTTGCCGGGGAATCTAAATATCCATTGCGCAAAATGGCATCGTTCGCCTGGCAGGGGATCACCTCATTCTCAATCGCTCCGCTACGGCTTATCACCATGATGGGTTTTGTCGTTTCGATCGGTAGCTTAGCACTTGCTAGTTGGGCACTGATTGTCAAGTTGCTCGTTCACGGCGCCTTCCCGGGTTGGGCATCGACCGTTGTCCCGCTATATTTTCTTGGCGGCGTACAACTCCTGAGTCTAGGCACGATCGGTGAGTACATTGGCAAGATCTACATGGAAAGTAAAGGGCGTCCGAGATTTCATGTTTCACAGCGTTTAGGCCAAGCACTCCAGCAAGATCACTAA
- a CDS encoding MraY family glycosyltransferase, which translates to MFDYFWVPAFTFLVSALAVLLLRPLATMGGLLDRPDARKRHEGVIPLVGGIAITIAVLVGCQLFLRTQGYYIALLGGVAVLAVVGLVDDLYGMNPVTKLGAQLFAAILMTSWGNVYLESLGDLFGRREIELANWGIPMTLFAVVAVINAMNMCDGLDGLAGGLALIIFGWLAYLAGEIGNAPAQRVCIVFCGAVAGFLIFNLRNPFRGRMKVFLGDAGSLMLGFAIVWFSVELSQKRYNPNAAVVPPVVMLWILGVVLIDLLVVVIRRAVKRRNPLAADRTHLHHVLLRLGIGQDIIVLLILAVNALLGLIGVMGWKNGISEQILFLMFLGVTATHLLIMRNAWRFIRIGRRILARASKVGNS; encoded by the coding sequence ATGTTTGATTATTTTTGGGTCCCGGCGTTTACCTTTCTGGTGTCAGCCTTGGCGGTACTATTGCTTCGACCGCTAGCGACGATGGGTGGGTTGCTTGATCGGCCCGATGCGCGTAAACGTCACGAGGGCGTTATCCCCTTGGTGGGGGGTATTGCGATCACCATCGCGGTCCTTGTGGGGTGTCAACTATTCTTGCGTACACAAGGATACTATATTGCCTTGTTGGGTGGAGTGGCTGTGCTGGCGGTCGTTGGGCTTGTGGATGACCTTTATGGGATGAACCCTGTTACCAAGCTCGGAGCTCAACTATTTGCCGCGATTTTGATGACGTCATGGGGGAATGTATATCTCGAGTCACTAGGTGATTTATTCGGCCGGCGGGAGATAGAGTTGGCGAACTGGGGTATTCCGATGACCCTATTCGCCGTAGTCGCCGTCATCAATGCTATGAATATGTGCGACGGCCTTGATGGCTTGGCGGGCGGCTTAGCACTGATTATATTTGGCTGGTTGGCGTACCTTGCGGGTGAGATTGGAAATGCTCCTGCTCAGCGTGTCTGCATAGTTTTCTGCGGCGCGGTTGCCGGATTTCTTATCTTCAATCTTAGAAATCCCTTTCGAGGCCGTATGAAGGTATTTCTGGGTGATGCCGGAAGCTTGATGCTTGGATTTGCCATCGTCTGGTTTTCTGTGGAATTATCGCAGAAGCGATATAATCCCAATGCTGCAGTGGTCCCGCCGGTGGTAATGTTGTGGATTCTAGGTGTTGTGCTTATCGATCTGTTGGTTGTTGTTATTCGTCGCGCGGTTAAGCGACGGAATCCACTGGCAGCCGACCGGACGCACCTTCATCACGTCCTGCTGCGATTAGGTATCGGGCAGGATATCATTGTCCTTCTCATTCTCGCTGTTAATGCGCTCCTCGGGCTCATCGGAGTGATGGGTTGGAAAAATGGCATATCTGAGCAAATTCTTTTTCTCATGTTTCTTGGTGTGACTGCTACACATCTATTGATTATGCGGAATGCTTGGCGCTTCATCCGAATTGGTCGGAGAATTCTTGCGCGCGCTAGTAAGGTGGGGAATAGTTGA
- a CDS encoding glycosyltransferase family 2 protein, whose product MNVIVTENLPGTRGAIKLDDVDDYGFEFIENTKPKGFGANHNAAFCQCRTPYFFVLNPDLILDGDPFTPVLAFLSGERTGIVAPSIASPSGTIEDSARRVPTTGRLLDRMICRMRGDAQKSDYPIGVDVDVDWVAGMFMGFKSEVFRQLHGFDERFHMYCEDVDVCLRTWCLGFRVVRLGRIVVRHDARRDSHRRFGYLAWHVRSLARMFLSATYWRFRLRRMPHAATTR is encoded by the coding sequence ATGAACGTCATAGTCACCGAAAATCTGCCTGGTACACGTGGTGCCATTAAGCTGGATGATGTCGACGACTATGGTTTTGAATTCATTGAAAATACAAAACCAAAAGGGTTTGGCGCTAATCACAATGCTGCTTTTTGCCAATGCCGGACACCATATTTTTTTGTCCTCAATCCTGACTTGATTTTGGACGGTGATCCTTTTACCCCAGTATTGGCATTCTTGTCAGGCGAACGCACGGGAATCGTTGCTCCGAGTATTGCCTCTCCATCGGGTACGATTGAGGACAGCGCCCGCAGGGTACCCACGACTGGGCGATTACTCGATCGGATGATTTGTCGTATGCGGGGAGACGCGCAGAAGTCGGACTATCCCATCGGCGTGGACGTCGACGTCGACTGGGTCGCGGGTATGTTTATGGGATTTAAGAGTGAGGTATTTCGTCAACTGCATGGATTTGATGAGCGATTTCACATGTACTGCGAGGACGTTGACGTTTGCCTGCGTACATGGTGCCTTGGTTTTCGAGTAGTCCGACTAGGCCGTATCGTGGTCCGACACGATGCTCGCCGAGACAGCCATCGCCGATTCGGATATCTGGCATGGCATGTACGAAGCCTCGCTCGGATGTTTCTGTCTGCAACCTATTGGCGTTTTCGGCTGCGTAGAATGCCACATGCTGCAACTACTCGTTGA